The Mammaliicoccus sciuri genome window below encodes:
- the radC gene encoding RadC family protein, whose amino-acid sequence MVIKIKDLQHEDKPRERLKSYGPDKLTNRELLAIIINSGSKQYSSLECANKVLNLVENTRELRHLTLSELLSVNGIGESKAITILAVIELAKRMHSNTVLDKVEINEPQDVADYLMEKLRYLKQEHFVALLLNTKNQIIHEQSIFIGSLNMAVVHPRDLLREAVKHSAASIVIAHNHPSGDPTPSLEDIKTTKRILYCCDLMGIDLLDHIIIGDGEFISIFENDYIMREDLEINNITE is encoded by the coding sequence ATGGTTATTAAAATTAAAGATTTACAACATGAAGATAAACCGAGAGAAAGACTTAAATCATATGGTCCGGATAAATTAACAAATAGAGAACTATTAGCGATCATAATTAATTCTGGAAGCAAACAATATTCCAGTCTAGAATGTGCGAATAAAGTATTGAATTTAGTTGAAAATACTAGAGAGCTAAGACATTTAACGTTATCTGAATTGCTAAGTGTTAATGGTATTGGTGAATCTAAAGCAATTACTATTTTAGCAGTTATTGAATTAGCTAAAAGAATGCATAGCAATACTGTTCTCGACAAAGTAGAAATCAATGAACCACAAGATGTTGCAGATTATTTAATGGAAAAATTAAGATATTTAAAGCAAGAACACTTTGTGGCTTTATTATTAAATACAAAGAATCAAATTATACATGAACAATCGATTTTTATTGGATCGTTAAATATGGCGGTTGTTCATCCGAGAGATTTATTAAGAGAGGCAGTTAAGCATTCTGCTGCTTCAATTGTAATTGCACACAATCATCCAAGTGGTGATCCGACACCATCATTAGAAGATATTAAAACGACTAAGCGAATTTTATATTGTTGTGATTTAATGGGTATCGATTTATTAGATCATATTATCATTGGTGATGGAGAATTTATTAGTATATTTGAAAATGACTATATCATGCGTGAAGACTTAGAAATTAATAATATAACTGAATGA
- the rplU gene encoding 50S ribosomal protein L21, which yields MFAIIETGGKQVKVEEGQTIWVEKLDVNEGDSFTFDQVLFVGGDSVKVGSPVVEGASVTAKVEKQGRGKKITVFKYKAKKNYKRKQGHRQPYTKLTIEKINA from the coding sequence ATGTTTGCTATAATTGAAACTGGCGGAAAGCAAGTTAAAGTAGAAGAAGGTCAAACAATTTGGGTTGAGAAATTAGACGTAAATGAAGGTGATTCATTCACATTTGACCAAGTATTATTTGTAGGTGGAGATTCAGTTAAAGTTGGATCACCTGTTGTTGAAGGTGCTTCAGTTACTGCTAAAGTTGAAAAACAAGGACGCGGTAAAAAAATCACTGTATTCAAATACAAAGCTAAGAAAAACTACAAACGTAAACAAGGTCATCGTCAACCTTACACTAAATTAACAATCGAAAAAATCAACGCATAA
- the mreD gene encoding rod shape-determining protein MreD: MRFYVIPLIGVLLFYLDSLLTRLSPLTLFNESFIIVPRLTFLYLLIIAVYKNPKVAIILAIVTGIFTDIYYGGIYGVYTFGYAIFVIMMDKLFKVFYRDILMMVILLISSVVLLEIWVMVFYGFLGIVSINIGSIILFRLIPTVVFNLICLIIIFPFVLKLLERNTN, encoded by the coding sequence ATGAGATTTTACGTTATTCCTTTAATTGGTGTCTTATTATTTTACTTAGATTCATTATTAACACGTTTATCACCTTTAACTTTATTTAATGAGTCATTTATTATCGTGCCTCGATTAACATTTTTGTACTTGCTCATAATTGCTGTATACAAAAATCCTAAAGTTGCTATTATTTTAGCAATCGTTACAGGTATATTTACTGATATTTATTATGGCGGTATTTACGGTGTCTATACATTTGGATATGCAATTTTTGTCATTATGATGGATAAACTATTTAAAGTATTTTATAGAGATATTTTGATGATGGTTATTCTTTTAATATCTTCAGTTGTATTACTTGAAATATGGGTCATGGTTTTTTATGGATTTTTAGGCATTGTTTCTATCAATATAGGCAGTATTATTCTATTTAGATTAATTCCAACTGTCGTATTTAATTTGATATGTTTAATTATCATTTTCCCATTTGTATTAAAATTATTAGAAAGAAATACTAATTAA
- a CDS encoding ABC transporter ATP-binding protein has product MFQAIKKLMWFFKDHWKRYTIAIILLLIANVIEVLPPWIVGQTIDKISDCSLTEQIYHQLVIIFIIVLILAYIVNYIWRTLNFSGSQILESIMRRKLMQKFLSMSPTFFEKNRTGDLMAKSTNDLNQIRNTAGIGILTLIDSTTFMGTIILTMGITVSWKLTLCALIPLPLLAILEIELGKRIHKRYLISQKSFGDMNDTVLESIEGVRVTRAYVQEDKLNKDFKNMTESVVEKFMNVEKMDAFFQPITIIITAMSQVIGIGYGAFLVNSGEMTIGGLISFTVYLNMLVWPMFSVGILINIMQRGNASIDRVEETLNEAETVLDVENNGMSSHDIGMNSVVFKYPSSESINLNNINIILGKGETLGIVGATGSGKTTLIKQILKEYPTGDGEIVLGDTNINQISKSDLRSLIGYVSQENILFSRSIRDNIRFGKSDATDNEIEEAIKLAYFEKDIERLPQGLETLVGEKGIAISGGQKQRIAIARALIMDPKILILDDALSAVDAKTEKKIIQNIQKYRQGKTTIIATHRLSGVKHANQIVVMDHGEITESGTHDKLLQMNGWYKSQFERQRLKEVYSK; this is encoded by the coding sequence ATGTTTCAAGCAATTAAAAAGTTAATGTGGTTTTTTAAAGATCATTGGAAGAGATATACGATTGCAATTATTCTTTTACTTATTGCAAATGTTATTGAAGTATTGCCACCTTGGATAGTAGGGCAAACTATAGATAAGATAAGTGACTGTTCTTTAACTGAACAAATATATCATCAATTAGTAATTATATTTATAATTGTATTAATTTTAGCTTATATCGTGAATTATATTTGGAGAACTTTAAATTTTTCAGGTTCTCAAATACTTGAATCAATTATGAGACGTAAATTGATGCAAAAATTTTTATCAATGAGTCCAACATTTTTTGAGAAAAATCGAACTGGAGATTTGATGGCAAAGTCTACAAACGATTTGAATCAAATTAGAAATACTGCAGGGATAGGGATTTTAACTTTAATTGATTCTACGACATTTATGGGAACGATTATATTAACAATGGGTATTACAGTGTCATGGAAACTTACTTTATGTGCACTAATTCCATTACCGTTACTAGCCATATTAGAAATTGAATTAGGTAAAAGAATCCATAAACGATATTTAATATCACAAAAATCATTTGGTGATATGAATGACACTGTTCTTGAGTCAATTGAAGGTGTTCGTGTTACGAGAGCGTATGTACAAGAAGATAAACTCAACAAAGATTTTAAAAATATGACTGAAAGTGTCGTAGAAAAATTTATGAATGTTGAAAAGATGGATGCATTTTTTCAGCCAATAACGATTATTATAACGGCCATGAGTCAAGTTATTGGAATAGGTTATGGAGCTTTTCTCGTTAACAGTGGAGAAATGACAATTGGTGGACTGATTTCATTTACCGTATATTTAAATATGCTTGTATGGCCAATGTTTTCAGTTGGTATTTTGATTAATATTATGCAAAGAGGAAATGCGTCTATAGATCGTGTTGAAGAAACGTTAAATGAAGCGGAAACTGTACTAGATGTAGAAAATAATGGCATGTCTTCACATGATATTGGTATGAATTCTGTTGTGTTTAAATATCCATCAAGTGAATCTATTAACTTAAACAACATCAATATCATACTAGGTAAAGGTGAAACTTTAGGTATTGTCGGCGCAACTGGTTCTGGTAAGACGACGTTAATCAAACAAATTTTGAAAGAATATCCTACTGGTGATGGAGAAATCGTACTTGGAGATACTAATATTAATCAAATTTCAAAAAGTGATTTAAGAAGTTTAATTGGTTATGTATCTCAAGAGAACATTTTATTCTCTAGATCTATTAGAGATAATATTAGATTTGGAAAATCGGATGCTACTGATAATGAAATCGAAGAAGCGATCAAATTAGCATACTTTGAAAAAGATATCGAACGTTTACCACAAGGATTGGAAACCTTAGTAGGAGAAAAAGGTATAGCTATTTCTGGAGGTCAAAAGCAAAGAATAGCGATTGCTAGAGCATTGATTATGGATCCTAAAATATTAATTTTAGACGATGCACTATCTGCTGTTGATGCAAAAACCGAAAAGAAAATTATTCAAAATATACAAAAATATAGACAAGGTAAAACAACCATTATTGCGACACATCGATTATCAGGTGTGAAACATGCAAATCAAATTGTTGTAATGGATCATGGAGAAATCACAGAGTCAGGTACGCATGACAAATTACTCCAAATGAATGGTTGGTACAAATCTCAATTTGAAAGACAACGGTTGAAGGAGGTGTATAGCAAGTGA
- a CDS encoding prepilin peptidase, translated as MFKMFIFGTIIASYMYQLTGVKKVNFHLLTKRSVCESCFTSLKPIDLIPIVSYLALRGKCRYCKKDIPISLLICEVLLGILFLIPILSTVQLNPLLYYFLIIFLIPLTIYDFHHFVIPNHMLIIMLVCSIYLFGITREQFFYALFIIMILHTLYFISRGGLGYGDIKLFSLLSLILTISHFILCFMFTFIFAGVLITLYVCITRNKIQKVPLVPFMTLAVIFVQLFQTQLNDYFLGGYYGY; from the coding sequence ATGTTTAAAATGTTTATATTCGGTACAATCATTGCAAGTTATATGTATCAACTTACGGGTGTGAAGAAAGTGAACTTTCATTTGTTAACGAAGCGTTCTGTTTGTGAATCCTGTTTTACATCACTTAAACCGATAGATTTAATACCCATTGTAAGTTATTTAGCATTACGCGGTAAATGTCGTTATTGTAAGAAGGATATTCCAATAAGTTTATTAATTTGTGAAGTCCTTTTAGGCATACTATTTCTTATTCCCATTCTTTCAACAGTTCAACTAAATCCTCTTTTGTATTACTTCTTAATAATATTTTTAATACCTTTAACTATTTATGATTTTCATCATTTTGTCATTCCGAATCATATGCTCATCATTATGTTAGTATGTAGCATTTATTTATTTGGAATAACGCGAGAACAATTTTTTTACGCACTGTTTATCATAATGATTTTGCATACATTATATTTCATATCAAGAGGAGGGCTAGGTTATGGAGATATTAAATTATTTTCGTTACTCAGTTTAATTTTGACGATATCACATTTTATATTATGTTTTATGTTTACTTTTATATTTGCGGGTGTATTGATCACACTTTATGTATGTATCACACGAAATAAAATTCAAAAAGTACCACTCGTTCCTTTTATGACACTTGCAGTTATATTTGTACAATTATTCCAAACTCAACTTAATGATTATTTTTTAGGAGGCTACTATGGTTATTAA
- the rpmA gene encoding 50S ribosomal protein L27, whose protein sequence is MLKLNLQFFASKKGVGSTKNGRDSESKRLGAKRADGQFVTGGSILYRQRGTKVFAGENVGRGGDDTLFAKIDGVVKFERFGRDKKKVSVYAAAE, encoded by the coding sequence ATGTTAAAATTAAACTTACAATTTTTCGCATCGAAAAAAGGGGTAGGTTCTACAAAGAACGGTCGTGACTCTGAATCAAAACGTTTAGGTGCTAAACGTGCTGACGGTCAATTCGTTACTGGTGGTTCTATTCTTTATCGTCAACGTGGAACTAAAGTTTTCGCTGGTGAAAACGTAGGTCGCGGTGGAGACGATACATTATTCGCTAAAATCGACGGCGTTGTTAAATTCGAACGTTTTGGTCGTGACAAAAAGAAAGTATCTGTATACGCAGCTGCTGAATAA
- a CDS encoding ribosomal-processing cysteine protease Prp has translation MINVDVSLNQEGQVTDIVMSGHADSGEYGKDLVCAGASAVVFGTTNAIIGLTDESPDIDYSDDGGYFHIRSVNLENEQAQILLQGLIVSLKTIEEEYGQYIKLNYK, from the coding sequence ATGATTAATGTAGATGTTAGTTTGAATCAAGAAGGGCAAGTTACAGATATTGTAATGTCTGGACATGCTGATTCAGGTGAATACGGTAAAGACTTAGTCTGTGCCGGTGCTTCAGCAGTTGTCTTTGGTACAACAAATGCTATCATTGGATTAACTGATGAGTCGCCTGATATAGATTACAGTGACGACGGTGGATATTTTCATATACGTAGTGTAAACTTAGAAAATGAACAAGCGCAAATATTATTACAAGGCCTTATTGTTTCTTTGAAAACTATCGAAGAAGAATATGGGCAATATATTAAACTAAATTACAAGTGA
- a CDS encoding Spo0B domain-containing protein: MNNLDVYLKSRHDFVNQFQLLYTYKQLGKHEEVDLLIDELYKNLKQEQLFLNAPCRKFVHNVFEYKLSLSGSKWTFEIDNSNIDYYQKNLERTDNTLTNIFNDLKYVVMNDMDEKNIHMSLIVEEEFVTMIVWLSATNQELNQIEQSFSKYNVEILSESQNHIELEFFINIKEIEV; the protein is encoded by the coding sequence ATGAATAATTTAGATGTGTATTTAAAGTCTAGACATGATTTTGTGAATCAGTTCCAATTGTTATATACATATAAACAGTTAGGAAAACATGAAGAGGTTGATTTATTAATTGATGAATTGTACAAAAATCTCAAGCAAGAACAGTTGTTTTTAAATGCACCGTGTAGAAAATTTGTTCATAATGTATTTGAATACAAACTATCTTTGTCAGGCTCTAAATGGACATTTGAAATTGACAATTCAAATATCGATTATTATCAAAAGAATTTAGAAAGAACAGATAATACTTTAACAAATATATTTAATGATTTGAAATATGTTGTGATGAACGATATGGATGAAAAAAATATTCATATGAGTCTTATAGTAGAAGAAGAATTTGTCACAATGATTGTTTGGTTAAGTGCGACTAATCAGGAGCTTAATCAAATTGAACAATCATTTTCTAAATATAACGTTGAAATTTTATCAGAAAGTCAAAATCATATAGAATTAGAATTTTTTATTAACATAAAAGAAATAGAGGTGTAA
- the mreC gene encoding rod shape-determining protein MreC: MSNFFKNNKIMIFLISMVLLIVIVGYSVRAQSASLSEQYASDTSSFGGRIVSYPVTFVSDFFSGIFTSDEDVDKLKEEVKSIDQIKADKARLEKENKALKKELDMKDISQFNPISATVIGRSPDQWMNTIIIDKGKKSGMKENMAVITSEGLVGRIKKANQFSSQVELISTSVKTSKLSVDIQQDDDNIFGMINRYDEDKDLLVISDIDNKYSIKKGSKVVTNGLGDQLPKGLLVGKVEKVENDEYGLSKVAYIKTSTNIKELNHVYVAKRDPETIPSSEESGEE; this comes from the coding sequence TTGTCGAATTTTTTTAAAAATAATAAAATAATGATTTTTCTAATTTCTATGGTTTTATTAATTGTAATTGTTGGTTATTCAGTGAGAGCACAATCTGCATCGCTTAGTGAACAATATGCGAGTGATACATCATCGTTTGGTGGAAGAATCGTATCTTATCCAGTTACTTTTGTTTCTGATTTCTTCTCTGGAATTTTCACTTCAGACGAAGACGTTGATAAACTAAAAGAAGAAGTAAAAAGTATAGATCAAATTAAAGCTGATAAAGCAAGATTAGAAAAAGAAAACAAAGCCTTAAAAAAGGAATTGGATATGAAGGATATTTCGCAATTCAATCCAATATCAGCTACTGTAATTGGTAGAAGCCCGGATCAATGGATGAATACAATCATTATTGATAAAGGAAAAAAGAGCGGCATGAAAGAAAATATGGCTGTTATTACGAGTGAAGGTTTAGTAGGTAGAATTAAAAAAGCAAACCAATTTTCTTCACAAGTTGAGTTAATATCTACAAGTGTTAAAACGAGTAAGCTTTCAGTAGATATACAGCAAGATGATGATAATATCTTTGGTATGATTAATCGATATGACGAAGATAAGGATTTACTTGTTATTAGTGATATCGATAATAAATACAGTATCAAAAAAGGGTCTAAAGTTGTAACAAATGGTTTAGGAGATCAACTTCCTAAAGGTTTATTAGTTGGTAAAGTTGAAAAAGTAGAAAATGATGAATATGGTTTATCTAAAGTCGCCTACATCAAGACATCTACAAATATTAAAGAATTAAACCATGTATACGTTGCTAAACGTGATCCAGAAACGATACCTTCATCTGAAGAAAGTGGTGAGGAATAA
- a CDS encoding DUF4930 family protein, with protein MRWLFRLIRNLLALLAIVIIIVIVYRNVPALSDLNPFDHSNEQTTEEMAPQHANATYKIEDNPLLQNVPLGQTKQAFNWINKSEFMDVSGLERMGYDDNYVAGQRGTEYILYKFGEPKMYVYQTEQDLMNDLSAMHSNIELLPKTAY; from the coding sequence TTGAGATGGTTATTTAGATTAATTAGAAATTTATTAGCATTATTAGCAATTGTCATTATCATTGTTATTGTATATAGAAACGTACCAGCATTGAGTGATTTAAACCCATTTGATCATAGTAATGAACAAACAACTGAAGAAATGGCTCCACAACATGCAAATGCAACTTACAAAATTGAAGATAATCCATTATTACAAAATGTGCCATTAGGTCAGACTAAACAAGCATTTAATTGGATTAATAAAAGTGAATTCATGGATGTTTCAGGACTAGAACGTATGGGATATGACGACAACTATGTTGCAGGGCAAAGAGGAACAGAGTATATCCTATATAAATTTGGTGAACCAAAGATGTATGTGTATCAAACAGAACAAGATTTAATGAATGATTTAAGTGCTATGCACTCAAATATAGAATTATTACCTAAAACTGCGTATTAA